Proteins encoded together in one Sulfitobacter pontiacus window:
- a CDS encoding D-2-hydroxyacid dehydrogenase family protein, giving the protein MKVHILDDWFDTLRGLPCFNLLAGHDVTVWTDHQPDEAILADRLQDADCVVLFRERTKVTRGLLERLPNLRLISQRGAYPHVDVAACTDQGVLLCSNKGADGANHAAAELTFALILAAMRQLPQQMTSVKAGNWQIGVGRSLRGRRLGLYGYGRIGRVVADYARAFGMEIIWWSSEAGRARAKADGETVAESRAAFFGSCDVVSLHLRLTSETRGSVTADDLGAMQPRSVLVNTSRAGLIAEGALLQALNAGHLSAAAVDVFDFEPLTDPNDPLLSHPRLIATPHIGFVTEDEFDKQFADIFEQVNAYAAGAPIHMINPSVYAP; this is encoded by the coding sequence ATGAAGGTTCATATACTCGACGACTGGTTCGACACCCTGCGCGGACTGCCCTGCTTTAACCTGCTGGCGGGGCATGATGTCACCGTCTGGACGGATCATCAGCCTGACGAGGCGATCTTGGCCGACCGTTTACAGGATGCCGACTGCGTCGTACTCTTTCGCGAGCGGACCAAGGTGACGCGGGGGTTGCTGGAGCGTCTGCCAAACCTGCGCCTGATTTCGCAGCGCGGTGCCTATCCGCATGTGGACGTCGCGGCCTGCACCGATCAGGGCGTGCTGCTGTGTTCCAACAAAGGTGCGGATGGGGCCAACCATGCGGCGGCGGAACTGACCTTTGCGCTGATCCTTGCGGCCATGCGGCAGTTGCCGCAGCAGATGACGAGCGTGAAGGCAGGCAACTGGCAGATAGGCGTAGGGCGCAGTCTGCGCGGGCGGCGGCTGGGGCTTTATGGCTATGGGCGTATCGGACGTGTGGTGGCGGACTATGCCCGCGCCTTCGGGATGGAGATCATCTGGTGGAGTTCCGAAGCCGGGCGCGCGCGGGCGAAAGCGGATGGTGAGACCGTCGCCGAAAGCCGCGCGGCGTTTTTCGGGTCCTGTGACGTGGTTTCGCTGCATCTGCGACTTACATCTGAGACGCGCGGCAGTGTCACCGCCGACGACCTCGGTGCGATGCAGCCGCGTTCGGTATTAGTGAACACCTCCCGCGCCGGACTGATTGCCGAAGGCGCGCTGCTGCAAGCGCTTAACGCCGGGCATCTGAGCGCGGCGGCGGTGGATGTCTTTGATTTCGAGCCGCTGACCGATCCCAACGACCCGCTGCTCTCGCATCCCAGATTGATCGCCACCCCGCATATCGGCTTTGTCACCGAGGATGAATTCGACAAGCAATTCGCGGATATCTTCGAACAGGTGAACGCCTATGCGGCAGGCGCTCCGATCCATATGATCAACCCTTCCGTCTACGCGCCATAA
- a CDS encoding universal stress protein, translated as MPVMNLLVAFNGSDASVAALRYAASLAKQRGAHVTAILAHTAHEVIDRRSRWIPEEARALLEAANNEILAEVIRRFEELRPALGLGDALDFREETGRIDMLLSEGARYYDMLIVGARTESDDAHVTHHPDRIALQSGRPVIVVPAGYDAGAQHSHAALAWDGGRAAARALSDSLRLLEADGRVSVLTVGKRTSWPITDLMTHLDRHGVEAVHEDFPTTHPVSQTLLSYCERHDPSLLVLGAYEHSKFREDFLGGVTAEVLEKIKIPVLLSH; from the coding sequence ATGCCCGTGATGAACCTGCTTGTCGCCTTCAACGGCTCGGACGCTTCCGTCGCCGCGCTGCGCTATGCCGCCTCACTGGCCAAACAGCGCGGCGCACATGTGACGGCGATCCTTGCGCATACCGCGCATGAGGTGATCGACCGTCGTTCCCGCTGGATCCCCGAAGAGGCTCGCGCCCTGTTGGAGGCTGCCAACAACGAAATCTTGGCCGAGGTCATCCGCCGGTTCGAAGAACTCCGCCCCGCCCTCGGTCTGGGCGACGCGCTGGATTTCCGCGAAGAGACCGGCCGCATCGACATGCTGCTTTCCGAAGGCGCGCGGTACTACGACATGCTGATCGTCGGTGCCCGTACCGAGAGTGATGACGCCCATGTGACCCACCACCCGGACCGCATCGCCTTGCAGTCCGGGCGTCCGGTGATCGTGGTGCCCGCGGGCTATGACGCAGGCGCGCAGCACAGCCACGCGGCGCTGGCATGGGACGGTGGTCGCGCCGCCGCGCGGGCGCTGTCGGACAGCTTGCGCCTGCTTGAGGCCGATGGCCGGGTCAGCGTGCTGACGGTCGGCAAACGCACATCCTGGCCGATCACCGATCTGATGACCCACCTCGACCGCCACGGCGTCGAAGCGGTGCATGAGGACTTTCCGACAACCCATCCGGTTTCACAGACTCTACTGTCCTATTGCGAGCGCCATGACCCCTCGCTGCTGGTGCTGGGTGCCTATGAGCATTCCAAATTTCGTGAAGATTTCCTTGGCGGCGTGACCGCCGAGGTGCTGGAAAAGATCAAAATCCCCGTTTTGTTGTCCCATTGA
- a CDS encoding 4-oxalomesaconate tautomerase, with product MTQTAIPYLFMRGGTSRGPYFNRADLPQDRETLAEVLLAVVGSGHPLNIDGIGGGAAVTTKVAMLSPSDDGWADVDYFFAQVSVEDRLVDFKPTCGNILSGVGPAAVELGLVQPTGDVTDVKIHAVNTGAKVLSKVLTPGGVLTYDGDTEIAGVPGTGAAVALNFMGVVGSSTGAFLPTGKIRNTFDGIEVTCMDVAMPMVIARAADFGLTGYESVAELDANTDFFARMEAIRLQAGAAMGMGDVAKSVTPKFGLLAPAQNGGTIATRYFMPWNTHPSMAVTGAQCLASCALTPGSVADGLLERPIQSPADVVLEHASGTIDVLVDYDTSDGFALNSAGLLRTARKLADGCVFVPSRIWEGR from the coding sequence ATGACACAGACTGCTATCCCCTATCTCTTCATGCGCGGCGGCACCTCGCGGGGGCCATACTTCAACCGCGCGGATCTGCCCCAAGACCGCGAAACCCTCGCCGAAGTGCTGCTCGCCGTGGTCGGCTCCGGCCATCCGCTCAACATCGACGGCATCGGCGGCGGCGCGGCGGTCACCACCAAGGTCGCGATGCTATCGCCTTCAGACGACGGTTGGGCCGATGTGGACTATTTCTTCGCCCAAGTCTCGGTCGAGGATCGGCTGGTCGACTTCAAACCGACCTGCGGAAACATCCTGTCCGGTGTTGGCCCTGCGGCGGTGGAATTGGGCCTCGTCCAGCCCACCGGCGATGTGACGGATGTGAAGATCCACGCCGTCAACACTGGGGCCAAGGTGCTCTCCAAAGTGCTGACCCCCGGCGGCGTGCTTACCTATGACGGCGACACCGAGATCGCGGGCGTGCCCGGCACCGGTGCAGCCGTGGCGCTGAACTTCATGGGGGTCGTCGGCTCTTCGACCGGGGCGTTTTTGCCCACGGGCAAGATCCGCAATACCTTTGACGGGATCGAAGTCACCTGCATGGATGTTGCCATGCCGATGGTCATCGCCCGCGCGGCGGACTTTGGCCTGACGGGGTACGAGAGCGTGGCCGAGCTTGACGCGAACACGGATTTCTTTGCCCGTATGGAAGCCATCCGCCTTCAGGCCGGGGCCGCCATGGGCATGGGAGACGTGGCAAAATCCGTTACGCCGAAGTTCGGCTTGCTCGCCCCAGCCCAGAACGGTGGCACCATCGCGACGCGCTATTTCATGCCGTGGAACACGCACCCCTCCATGGCGGTGACCGGGGCGCAATGCCTTGCTTCCTGCGCGCTCACCCCCGGCAGTGTGGCCGATGGCCTGTTGGAACGCCCCATTCAAAGCCCCGCCGACGTTGTGCTCGAACATGCCTCTGGCACGATTGACGTGCTGGTGGATTACGACACGTCCGACGGCTTCGCGCTGAACTCCGCCGGGCTGCTGCGGACGGCCCGCAAGCTGGCGGATGGCTGTGTCTTTGTCCCCTCGCGCATTTGGGAGGGCCGCTGA
- a CDS encoding tripartite tricarboxylate transporter permease, whose product MDLFATALPALGQAWALILQPVVLGYLVLGVVMGLAVGVFPGLGGIAGLSLLLPFMFGMDPVLGLALMIGMVAVVPTSDTFASVLMGIPGSSASQATVLDGFPMAKKGQAARALSAAFTSSLFGGLVGAAFLTLFIVVARPIVLSFGLPEMLMISILGLSMVAVLAGRVALKGLAAAGLGLLIGTIGEADAGGSLRMATYDIPYLTDGLKLVIVGLGIFAVPEIVSLLRQDRAISKEAKLGAGWGDGVRDWVANKWLSVRCSLIGVVVGVIPGLGGSVVDWIAYGHAVQTTKDKSNFGKGEVRGVIGPESSNNAKEGGGLVPTLLFGIPGSGSMAIFIGAIALLGSGEIEVGPSMLRDNLDITYSIVWLLALANVVGTLLCIAASGGIAKLTTIRFTYLAPFLFMLISFAAFQSGQNFEDILALFVIGLIGIFLRRFDWSRPAFLIGFVLSNPVEKFSNQAFQIASFRFRKSFEDGMDYIFSPIVIVLLIVTVVSVVLGLRQAKSIMAEGDVQSGSKRAPLVFLLIIMGYVVAALINASLIPDYNMTDKIVPLVVGGIALAALLILLVQMILRPESDAIFADKEVSGEDADAPYGLWSTLAWFVGLIVATYFVGFILALLGFLISFLRVRAQAHWPKTLILTACGIALMCVMAGALNRDFPPGLLQGAVDLPWPLN is encoded by the coding sequence ATGGATCTGTTCGCAACCGCTCTGCCTGCGCTTGGCCAGGCATGGGCTCTAATTTTGCAACCTGTAGTACTGGGATATCTGGTGTTGGGCGTCGTCATGGGCCTGGCTGTCGGCGTCTTTCCCGGCCTCGGTGGGATCGCGGGATTGTCTCTGCTTTTGCCCTTCATGTTCGGCATGGACCCGGTGCTGGGTCTGGCGCTGATGATCGGCATGGTCGCGGTCGTGCCGACCTCAGACACTTTCGCTTCCGTCCTCATGGGCATCCCCGGTTCTTCGGCCAGCCAAGCTACGGTGCTCGATGGCTTTCCCATGGCCAAGAAAGGCCAAGCCGCGCGGGCGCTTTCGGCGGCTTTCACCTCATCGCTCTTCGGCGGTCTGGTCGGCGCGGCTTTCCTGACGTTGTTCATCGTTGTTGCGCGTCCCATCGTGTTGTCTTTCGGCCTGCCCGAGATGCTGATGATCTCGATCCTCGGCCTGTCGATGGTGGCGGTGCTGGCGGGGCGCGTAGCGCTTAAAGGTCTGGCGGCAGCGGGGCTTGGCCTGCTCATTGGCACCATCGGCGAGGCTGATGCGGGCGGCTCCCTGCGGATGGCGACCTATGACATCCCCTATCTAACAGACGGCTTGAAACTGGTGATCGTCGGCCTTGGCATCTTTGCCGTGCCCGAGATCGTATCGCTCCTGCGCCAAGACCGGGCGATTTCCAAAGAAGCCAAACTCGGCGCGGGCTGGGGCGACGGCGTGCGCGACTGGGTGGCCAACAAATGGCTGTCGGTCCGCTGCTCACTGATCGGCGTGGTGGTCGGCGTCATCCCCGGCCTTGGTGGGTCAGTCGTTGACTGGATCGCCTACGGGCACGCGGTTCAAACGACGAAAGACAAATCGAATTTCGGCAAAGGCGAAGTGCGTGGCGTGATCGGGCCGGAAAGCTCGAACAACGCGAAAGAGGGCGGCGGCTTGGTCCCTACCCTGCTGTTCGGCATCCCCGGTTCTGGCTCCATGGCGATCTTCATCGGGGCCATCGCCCTGCTGGGGTCCGGCGAGATCGAAGTCGGCCCCTCGATGCTGCGCGACAACCTCGACATCACCTATTCGATTGTCTGGCTGCTGGCGCTGGCCAATGTCGTCGGCACGCTGCTGTGCATCGCGGCTTCGGGCGGAATCGCCAAGCTGACCACGATCCGCTTCACCTACCTCGCGCCTTTCCTGTTCATGCTGATCTCCTTCGCGGCGTTCCAGTCGGGGCAGAACTTCGAAGACATCCTCGCGCTTTTCGTGATCGGCCTGATCGGTATCTTCTTGCGCCGCTTTGACTGGTCGCGCCCGGCCTTCCTGATCGGTTTCGTCCTGTCGAACCCGGTCGAGAAATTCTCGAACCAAGCGTTTCAGATCGCGTCGTTCCGGTTCCGCAAATCCTTTGAGGATGGGATGGACTATATCTTCTCCCCTATCGTCATCGTGCTGCTGATCGTCACCGTGGTCTCTGTCGTGCTGGGCCTGCGTCAGGCCAAGTCGATCATGGCCGAGGGCGATGTTCAGTCCGGTTCCAAACGCGCGCCGTTGGTCTTTCTGCTGATCATCATGGGCTACGTGGTGGCCGCGCTGATCAATGCCTCGCTAATCCCCGACTACAACATGACAGACAAGATCGTGCCGCTGGTCGTGGGGGGCATCGCCTTGGCTGCGCTACTGATCTTGCTGGTGCAGATGATCCTGCGTCCCGAAAGCGATGCGATCTTTGCCGACAAGGAAGTCTCGGGCGAGGACGCGGATGCGCCCTATGGCCTCTGGAGCACGCTGGCGTGGTTCGTGGGGTTGATCGTCGCCACATACTTCGTCGGCTTCATCCTCGCGCTCTTGGGCTTTTTGATCAGCTTCCTGCGGGTTCGCGCACAGGCGCATTGGCCGAAAACCCTGATCCTGACGGCCTGCGGCATCGCGCTGATGTGCGTCATGGCCGGGGCACTCAACCGTGATTTCCCGCCGGGTCTGCTGCAAGGCGCAGTCGATCTGCCCTGGCCGCTGAACTGA
- a CDS encoding tricarboxylate transporter has protein sequence MTIKYFAATAVSAACLAAPALAEVDFAGKTIEWVIPFSETGGSAKWANFFAPLLSEELPGNPTVVVKFMPGAGSTKGANWFQEQEHDEGTVLFGTSGSTQFPYLLDDPRVRYEYSDWKPVMASGTGGVAYLNPTDGEKFDGTANNLKDINFIYGSQGATRLDLVPLLAWEMLGMNVEPVFGIKGRGDGRLMFERGEATIDYQTSSSYLGASADLVEKGQAVPMMTWGALDDDGNIVRDPTFPDILTFKEVCEATEGCETEGEAWDAWKAFFIAGFPVQKIAFLPAGTPDDVIETYTAAFDAVRNREDFAQIAEKRVGKYPVFVGEGAAKATQRGTTVSAEAKAFVTNWLQEAYGVSLK, from the coding sequence ATGACTATCAAGTATTTCGCCGCAACCGCTGTATCTGCTGCTTGCCTTGCCGCCCCGGCGCTGGCCGAGGTCGACTTTGCAGGGAAAACCATCGAGTGGGTCATCCCCTTCTCGGAAACGGGCGGCTCGGCCAAATGGGCCAACTTCTTTGCGCCGCTCCTTTCCGAAGAACTGCCCGGCAACCCCACCGTCGTGGTCAAATTCATGCCGGGCGCTGGTTCAACCAAAGGCGCCAACTGGTTCCAAGAGCAAGAGCATGACGAGGGCACGGTTCTTTTCGGCACCTCCGGCTCGACCCAATTCCCGTATCTGCTGGACGATCCGCGTGTGCGGTATGAGTACAGCGACTGGAAGCCTGTCATGGCATCGGGCACCGGCGGGGTCGCCTATCTGAACCCTACGGACGGTGAAAAATTTGATGGCACCGCCAATAACCTCAAAGACATCAACTTCATCTACGGTTCGCAGGGGGCCACGCGCCTTGACCTCGTGCCGTTGCTGGCATGGGAGATGCTGGGCATGAATGTTGAGCCGGTCTTTGGCATCAAGGGCCGTGGCGATGGCCGTCTTATGTTTGAGCGCGGCGAGGCCACGATCGATTATCAGACCTCGTCAAGCTACCTCGGTGCCTCTGCCGATCTGGTCGAAAAGGGTCAAGCCGTGCCGATGATGACATGGGGCGCGCTGGACGACGATGGCAACATCGTTCGTGACCCCACCTTCCCCGACATCCTGACCTTCAAGGAAGTCTGCGAAGCCACCGAAGGCTGTGAGACCGAAGGTGAGGCTTGGGACGCGTGGAAAGCCTTCTTTATCGCAGGTTTTCCGGTGCAAAAGATCGCCTTCCTGCCCGCAGGGACGCCCGATGACGTGATCGAAACCTACACGGCAGCCTTCGACGCGGTGCGCAACCGCGAAGATTTCGCCCAAATCGCCGAGAAGCGCGTCGGGAAATACCCCGTCTTCGTAGGTGAAGGCGCGGCAAAGGCGACGCAGCGCGGCACGACCGTCTCCGCGGAGGCGAAGGCCTTCGTCACCAACTGGCTGCAAGAAGCCTATGGCGTTTCGCTGAAGTAA
- a CDS encoding response regulator transcription factor, whose protein sequence is MRIAVIEDNEALAQGIAHRLRDRGHAVDLLHDGEDADIFLRHEGADLIVLDCNLPGCDGLEVLSRLRRRGDGTPVILLTARAETSERVAGLDAGADDYLTKPFEMDELEARLRAMARRKNLEFAARDAIGPLVFDRTNRQLLEGEQPLAFPRKELATLECLLERRGRIVSKSQLITHVYGTGAAQEDSAIEPHVSRLRKRLEPFGIRIKAARGLGYMLEVDSA, encoded by the coding sequence ATGCGCATTGCAGTTATCGAAGACAATGAGGCTCTGGCACAGGGAATTGCCCATCGCTTGCGCGATCGGGGCCATGCGGTGGACCTGCTGCATGACGGGGAAGATGCTGACATTTTCTTGCGACACGAGGGGGCTGACCTGATCGTGCTGGACTGCAACTTGCCCGGTTGTGACGGGCTGGAAGTTCTGAGCCGCTTACGGCGTCGTGGCGACGGGACACCGGTGATCCTGCTGACTGCACGGGCTGAAACATCAGAGCGAGTAGCAGGGCTGGATGCCGGAGCCGACGATTACCTGACCAAACCCTTCGAGATGGATGAGTTGGAGGCGCGATTGCGGGCCATGGCGCGGCGCAAGAACCTTGAGTTCGCCGCCCGCGACGCGATTGGCCCATTGGTCTTTGACCGCACGAACCGGCAGTTGCTGGAGGGGGAGCAGCCGCTGGCCTTCCCCCGCAAAGAACTGGCGACGCTGGAATGTCTACTGGAACGGCGCGGACGCATCGTGTCGAAATCCCAGTTGATCACCCATGTCTACGGCACCGGTGCCGCGCAGGAAGACAGCGCCATCGAGCCGCATGTGTCCCGTCTTCGCAAACGGTTAGAGCCCTTCGGCATCCGCATCAAAGCCGCCCGTGGGCTGGGCTATATGTTGGAGGTCGACAGCGCATGA
- a CDS encoding sensor histidine kinase, with protein MTSMSLRSRLFMLILPPLLLLSIVLGFWRFEVAQRTSETLFDRSLLAAALAISRDVAISGGDALSPSTRDFVSDAGGGELFYHVTGPGGIYITGYAYPPVSGGRAGEDRLDYTKAEYRGEPVRVLRMRESTTIGNLTGDTIVTVWQRDSDRNAFAAALARRAAALIASLMAALALVVWFGVKIGLRPLNDLQDAIQHRSPDDLRDIRRPVPAEVFGIVATLNRLFGQVRQSIEDHQVFISNAAHQLRNPASALLSLAEVLPDVSDPQERRLRERELIAAARKSARLANQLLSLERLRYDEAPTFDRLELNAVAAEVCRDFAPTVLSRDIGFGFEPYPAPLPVNGDSVLMGEAITNLLENALSHGGPGLSAIRVSTVAEAGYAVLTVQDDGIGIPKDSTQAAFQRFGQLSEGEGSGLGLAIVQDVLRRHGGDVELLPQERGLVVRLKVPLVSPVAKP; from the coding sequence ATGACCTCGATGTCGCTGCGCTCTCGGCTGTTCATGCTGATCCTGCCGCCGCTGCTGCTGCTTTCGATCGTTCTGGGGTTTTGGCGCTTTGAAGTGGCGCAGCGCACCTCTGAAACCCTGTTCGACCGGAGCCTGCTGGCCGCGGCCTTGGCAATCTCTCGCGATGTGGCAATCTCAGGCGGCGATGCGCTTTCTCCCAGCACGCGGGATTTCGTCTCGGACGCGGGGGGCGGGGAGCTTTTTTACCACGTCACGGGTCCTGGTGGCATCTACATTACCGGCTATGCCTATCCGCCCGTTTCCGGCGGCCGGGCAGGCGAGGATCGGCTGGACTACACGAAGGCGGAATATCGGGGCGAGCCCGTGCGGGTTTTGCGGATGCGAGAGAGTACGACCATCGGCAACCTCACGGGCGATACGATCGTCACCGTCTGGCAAAGGGACAGTGATCGCAATGCCTTTGCCGCCGCTCTGGCGCGCCGCGCGGCGGCGTTGATCGCCAGCCTGATGGCAGCCCTTGCTTTGGTGGTCTGGTTCGGGGTGAAGATCGGCCTGCGCCCCTTGAACGATTTGCAAGATGCGATCCAACACCGATCCCCCGATGACCTGCGCGATATCCGTCGCCCGGTCCCGGCCGAGGTCTTTGGTATTGTCGCCACTTTGAACCGGCTTTTCGGGCAGGTGCGCCAGAGCATTGAGGACCATCAGGTCTTTATCTCCAACGCCGCGCATCAGCTGCGCAACCCCGCCTCCGCACTGTTGTCATTGGCCGAGGTTTTGCCAGATGTCAGCGACCCGCAAGAGCGTCGCCTGCGCGAACGTGAATTGATTGCCGCCGCACGTAAATCGGCGCGGCTCGCCAATCAGTTGTTGTCTCTCGAACGGTTGCGCTACGACGAGGCACCAACATTCGATAGACTGGAACTTAACGCTGTCGCTGCCGAAGTCTGCCGCGACTTTGCCCCGACGGTCCTGTCGCGGGACATAGGCTTTGGCTTCGAGCCATATCCTGCCCCTTTGCCGGTGAATGGCGACAGCGTGCTGATGGGTGAGGCGATCACAAATCTACTTGAAAACGCATTGTCCCATGGGGGCCCAGGCCTCTCAGCGATCCGCGTGAGCACCGTGGCCGAGGCGGGGTATGCGGTGCTGACCGTACAAGATGACGGCATCGGCATCCCCAAAGACAGCACGCAGGCCGCGTTTCAACGGTTCGGTCAATTAAGCGAAGGGGAGGGCAGCGGGCTTGGGCTTGCCATCGTTCAGGATGTCCTGCGCCGTCACGGTGGTGACGTCGAGCTGTTGCCGCAGGAGCGGGGGTTGGTCGTGCGGTTGAAAGTCCCGTTGGTGTCGCCGGTCGCAAAGCCCTGA
- a CDS encoding IS256 family transposase, with protein sequence MSIDKDLLDRLMEGRSPGDLFGKNGILAELTKALAERALSTEMDVHLDEERADDASEGQNQPPNRRNGSSQKTVTMDSGKVVLDIPRDRNGTFDPMLIAKYQRRFPEFDRKIVSMYARGMTTREIQGHIEEIYGVEASPSLISAITDAVMEEVTAWQNRPLDPCYPIVFMDAIRVNIRSDGAVSNKAVFVALAVLPDGTRDVLGLWFQANEGAKFWAKVLSDLRNRGVQDILIAVVDGLKGFPQAIEAAFPQTRVQTCIVHLLRHSMNFASYRDRKAVAAALKAIYTAVDVEAAELALAEFEDSDLARQYPAIAPSWRRAWNEVIPFLDYPPEVRRLIYTTNSIEALNSKIRRAVRTRGHFPSDDAAAKLIYLALNATSTEWKRSVREWHAVRSQLAIMFEDRFPMA encoded by the coding sequence ATGAGCATCGACAAAGACTTGCTAGACCGTCTGATGGAAGGGCGTTCACCCGGTGACCTGTTTGGCAAGAACGGCATCCTGGCGGAGCTGACCAAGGCGCTGGCGGAACGCGCGCTGAGCACAGAGATGGATGTCCATCTCGATGAAGAGCGCGCAGATGATGCGTCTGAGGGCCAGAACCAGCCGCCCAATCGGCGCAATGGCAGCAGCCAGAAGACCGTGACCATGGACAGCGGCAAGGTGGTTCTGGACATTCCCCGCGACCGGAACGGCACCTTCGATCCGATGCTGATCGCGAAGTATCAGCGGCGCTTTCCTGAATTCGACCGCAAGATTGTCAGCATGTATGCCCGGGGAATGACGACCCGAGAGATCCAGGGGCATATCGAGGAAATCTACGGCGTCGAGGCCTCGCCCAGCCTGATTTCCGCGATCACCGACGCGGTCATGGAGGAGGTCACCGCCTGGCAGAACCGCCCGCTGGATCCCTGCTATCCGATCGTCTTCATGGACGCGATCCGGGTCAATATCCGCAGCGACGGGGCGGTCTCGAACAAGGCGGTCTTCGTGGCCCTCGCGGTGCTGCCGGATGGCACGCGGGACGTTCTGGGCCTGTGGTTTCAGGCCAATGAGGGCGCGAAGTTCTGGGCCAAAGTGCTCAGCGACCTGCGCAACAGGGGCGTCCAGGACATCCTCATCGCCGTCGTGGACGGGCTGAAGGGCTTTCCCCAGGCCATCGAGGCCGCATTCCCCCAGACTCGGGTCCAGACCTGCATCGTCCATCTGCTGCGCCATTCCATGAACTTCGCCAGCTACAGGGACCGCAAGGCCGTCGCCGCCGCCCTAAAGGCGATCTACACGGCCGTGGACGTCGAGGCGGCAGAACTGGCTCTGGCTGAGTTCGAGGACAGCGATCTGGCAAGGCAGTATCCGGCGATCGCGCCGAGCTGGCGCCGGGCCTGGAACGAGGTCATCCCGTTCCTCGATTACCCGCCCGAGGTCCGCAGGCTGATCTACACCACGAATTCCATTGAGGCCTTGAACTCGAAAATTCGCCGTGCCGTCAGAACCCGAGGTCATTTCCCAAGCGACGACGCTGCGGCGAAATTGATCTATCTGGCGCTCAATGCTACATCGACCGAGTGGAAGCGTTCGGTCCGCGAATGGCACGCTGTCAGATCTCAGCTTGCCATCATGTTCGAAGACCGCTTCCCGATGGCGTAA